Proteins found in one Streptococcus criceti HS-6 genomic segment:
- a CDS encoding TetR/AcrR family transcriptional regulator — MQIRKEIEEALFDLLAVRKSLKTISITELSEHAQISRRTFYRYYRSKEQVLTNYANRLIEHYIKTLQSAQSYSFQQLIAVFFHYWTTYQNELKILQEANLLTFFLHSYDQQLLTIYTSIMAPWHVANSHDKQVIYDSRYIVGALSGILEEWLRSDDYQVISVEDLIAIAIDSNKRLQ; from the coding sequence ATGCAGATAAGAAAAGAAATTGAAGAAGCCTTATTTGATTTATTGGCTGTCAGAAAATCACTCAAGACCATCAGTATTACTGAACTCAGTGAACACGCGCAGATTTCACGCCGAACCTTTTACCGTTACTATCGTTCCAAAGAGCAGGTACTCACCAACTACGCCAATCGTTTGATTGAGCACTACATTAAGACCCTGCAAAGTGCACAGTCTTATTCTTTTCAGCAATTGATCGCTGTCTTCTTCCACTATTGGACAACCTACCAGAATGAATTGAAAATCCTGCAGGAGGCTAATCTGTTGACCTTTTTCTTACATAGCTATGATCAGCAATTACTGACTATTTATACTTCCATTATGGCCCCTTGGCATGTGGCTAATTCTCATGACAAGCAAGTCATTTACGACAGCCGCTATATCGTCGGGGCTCTTTCTGGCATCTTAGAAGAATGGCTACGTTCCGATGATTACCAAGTCATCTCCGTAGAAGACCTTATTGCTATCGCGATCGACAGCAATAAACGCCTCCAATAA
- a CDS encoding HXXEE domain-containing protein, with translation MSLIMNYWFLPILFIVHDFEELIMMPLWKQRHSQKLQKLKRPFFGTVIDGSAFAVGILEELLLLVLIALYCQASGNHLFYLAVLAGYSLHFFFHYFSCFWFKGYVPGVVTAILELPLVIPMLFHYGQAVTSLWIFFLYLVAVVPLIYFNVIWLHGLMPKIEQVFEHYRYNKH, from the coding sequence ATGTCATTGATAATGAACTACTGGTTTTTACCGATTTTATTTATTGTTCACGATTTTGAGGAATTGATTATGATGCCTCTGTGGAAACAAAGACACAGCCAGAAGTTGCAGAAGCTGAAACGTCCTTTTTTTGGAACGGTGATTGATGGGTCTGCTTTTGCGGTTGGTATTTTAGAGGAGTTGCTTCTCTTGGTACTGATCGCTCTCTACTGTCAGGCCAGCGGGAATCATCTCTTTTATCTGGCTGTTCTAGCAGGTTACAGTTTGCACTTCTTTTTTCACTATTTCAGTTGCTTTTGGTTTAAGGGCTATGTTCCGGGTGTTGTTACCGCTATTCTGGAATTACCCTTGGTGATTCCCATGCTTTTTCATTATGGACAGGCAGTGACAAGCCTCTGGATTTTCTTTCTCTATCTCGTGGCAGTGGTGCCTCTTATTTACTTCAATGTCATTTGGTTACATGGCCTAATGCCGAAAATTGAGCAGGTATTTGAGCATTACAGGTACAATAAGCATTGA
- a CDS encoding LysM peptidoglycan-binding domain-containing protein — translation MKFNKKMLLASTLALSIFAATKVQAEDVNANQNWTPRSVEEVKADLANQGDTTTYTVKPGDTLSTIAEAMGIDVNVLAKVNAIADVNVIFPGTVITATYDANHSATGVTIQAADQTAPQASVDLSNNQVTVGDNTTSLDAIETPASSEAPAADTSQAMPAPEAPASEQAQTSEVASQAPVSSETANQAQAETVNPDNQATDAAQPVAEQVQADQTAPQAQEPASSEMPAASSEDNLSEASVPVSESQAQAEAPADQQAPVAPEAEQPTATEQAAPQNASVDTTGLQPSAANFANDVANRYGTTDIGGVRPGDSGDHGTGNAVDVMTYDDTQLGQEVANYATSNMEANNISYVIYQQKFYAPTDNIYGPAYTWNDMPDRGDATANHMDHVHVSFNN, via the coding sequence ATGAAATTCAATAAAAAAATGCTACTAGCCTCAACACTTGCTTTGTCTATCTTTGCAGCCACTAAAGTTCAGGCTGAAGATGTCAATGCCAATCAAAACTGGACGCCCCGTTCTGTCGAAGAAGTTAAAGCTGACTTGGCTAACCAAGGTGACACAACAACCTATACTGTTAAGCCAGGTGATACGCTCAGCACGATTGCCGAAGCTATGGGAATTGATGTTAATGTCTTGGCTAAGGTCAATGCCATTGCGGATGTCAATGTGATTTTTCCAGGCACTGTCATTACGGCCACTTATGATGCTAACCACAGTGCGACAGGTGTGACTATTCAGGCTGCCGATCAAACAGCTCCACAAGCTTCTGTTGATTTATCCAATAATCAGGTGACCGTTGGTGATAATACAACTTCTTTGGATGCTATTGAAACACCAGCTTCGAGTGAAGCACCAGCTGCTGATACTAGCCAAGCTATGCCTGCTCCGGAGGCACCTGCATCTGAGCAAGCTCAAACTTCAGAAGTAGCTAGTCAAGCACCAGTTTCATCGGAAACAGCGAACCAAGCTCAAGCAGAAACTGTTAATCCAGACAATCAAGCAACTGATGCGGCGCAGCCAGTGGCTGAACAAGTTCAGGCCGATCAAACAGCTCCGCAAGCCCAAGAGCCAGCCAGCTCAGAAATGCCCGCCGCTTCATCAGAAGACAATTTGTCAGAAGCTTCAGTACCAGTTTCTGAAAGCCAAGCTCAAGCAGAAGCTCCTGCTGACCAACAGGCACCAGTAGCTCCAGAGGCAGAGCAGCCAACAGCGACTGAGCAAGCCGCTCCGCAAAATGCTTCTGTTGATACAACAGGTCTTCAACCATCAGCAGCCAATTTCGCTAATGATGTTGCTAACCGTTATGGAACCACTGATATCGGCGGTGTTCGTCCAGGTGACTCAGGCGATCACGGAACTGGTAATGCTGTTGATGTCATGACTTATGATGATACTCAACTCGGTCAAGAAGTTGCTAATTATGCCACTTCAAACATGGAAGCAAATAATATCTCTTACGTGATTTATCAGCAAAAATTCTATGCTCCAACCGATAATATCTATGGTCCGGCTTACACTTGGAATGACATGCCAGACCGTGGTGATGCAACAGCTAATCACATGGACCATGTCCACGTGTCATTCAACAACTAA